From Neospora caninum Liverpool complete genome, chromosome VIII, a single genomic window includes:
- a CDS encoding putative protein phosphatase inhibitor 2 — MEVAGKAQPNGSGAQPNHSAIRRRTPGSTEEQKHLTWDEEAIAEHDLERGTRMKIDEPPTPYHRRGSEVECDDEQDSLPPSEAVSAATLQACLEHLEVNEEGQALNEEELEEKRRHEFEEKRKEHYCEFQRVKLMREAFNEEEET, encoded by the exons atgGAAGTGGCAGGGAAGGCCCAACCAAATGGTTCCGGTGCACAGCCGAACCATAGTGCGATACGGAGACGCACACCTGGATCTACAGAAGAGCA AAAGCACCTGACGTGGGATGAGGAGGCAATTGCCGAACACGATTTGGAGCGTGGGACCCGCATGAAAATCGATGAGCCGCCTACCCCGTATCACCGGCGAGGATCG GAAGTCGAATGCGATGATGAACAAGATTCGCTACCG CCAAGCGAAGCTGTTTCCGCTGCAACCCTTCAGGCGTGCCTCGAACATTTAGAGGTGAACGAAGAAGGGCAGGCGTtaaacgaggaagaacttGAAGAAAAACGGCGCCACGAGTttgaagagaagcggaaagaacACTATTGTGAATTCCAACGCGTTAAGCTCATGCGAGAAGCATtcaacgaggaagaggagacgtgA